One Triticum dicoccoides isolate Atlit2015 ecotype Zavitan chromosome 5B, WEW_v2.0, whole genome shotgun sequence genomic window carries:
- the LOC119311925 gene encoding probable N-acetyltransferase HLS1, whose translation MVEAAAVVAEEEHDAAVREYDDVRDRSGVEEVERECEVGSSGGGGGEMCLFTDLLGDPLCRIRNSPDFLMLVAETATGSGGGGGAEIIGLVRGCVKSVVSGGSHSKDPIYTKVAYILGLRVSPNHRRKGVGRKLVERMEQWFRQKGAEYSYMATEQDNEASVRLFTSRCGYSKFRTPSLLVHPVFRHALKPSRRASIVRLEPRDAERLYRWHFAAVEFFPADIDAVLSNALSLGTFLALPAGTSWDGDVEAFLAAPPASWAVLSVWNCMDAFRLEVRGAPRLMRAAAGATRLVDRAAPWLRIPSIPNLFAPFGLYFLYGLGGAGPEAPRLVRALCRHAHNMARRGGCGVVATEVAALEPVRAGVPHWARLGAEDLWCIKRLADGYNHGLLGDWTKAPPGSSIFVDPREF comes from the exons ATGGTTGAGGCGGCAGCTGTAGTGGCAGAGGAGGAGCATGACGCGGCGGTGCGGGAGTACGACGACGTCCGCGACCGCAGCGGCGTGGAGGAGGTGGAGCGGGAGTGCGAGGTGGGgtccagtggcggcggcggcggcgagatgtgCCTCTTCACGGACCTCCTCGGCGACCCGCTCTGCCGCATTCGCAACTCGCCGGACTTCCTCATGCTG GTCGCGGAGACAGcaaccggcagcggcggcggcggcggcgcggagataATCGGCCTTGTCCGCGGCTGCGTCAAGTCCGTCGTCTCCGGCGGCTCCCACTCCAAGGACCCCATCTACACCAAGGTCGCCTACATCCTCGGCCTCCGCGTCTCACCCAATCATCG GAGGAAAGGGGTGGGGAGGAAGCTCGTGGAGAGGATGGAGCAATGGTTCCGGCAGAAGGGCGCGGAGTACTCGTACATGGCGACGGAGCAGGACAACGAGGCCTCCGTGCGCCTCTTCACCTCCCGCTGCGGCTACTCCAAGTTCCGCACGCCGTCGTTGCTCGTGCACCCGGTGTTCCGCCACGCCCTCAAGCCCTCGCGCCGCGCGTCCATCGTGCGCCTCGAGCCCCGCGACGCCGAGCGCCTCTACCGCTGGCACTTTGCCGCCGTCGAGTTCTTCCCCGCCGACATAGACGCCGTGCTGTCCAACGCCCTGTCGCTCGGCACGTTCCTGGCACTGCCGGCGGGCACGAGTTGGGACGGGGACGTCGAGGCGTTCCTGGCCGCGCCGCCGGCTTCGTGGGCGGTGCTGAGCGTGTGGAACTGCATGGACGCCTTCCGCCTCGAGGTACGTGGCGCACCCCGCCTGATGCGCGCCGCGGCCGGCGCAACGCGGCTGGTGGACCGAGCGGCGCCGTGGCTCAGGATACCCTCCATCCCGAACCTCTTCGCGCCGTTCGGGCTCTACTTCCTCTACGGCCTGGGCGGCGCCGGGCCGGAGGCGCCGCGGCTGGTGCGCGCGCTGTGCCGGCACGCGCACAACATGGCCCGACGCGGCGGGTgcggcgtggtggccaccgaggtcgccgccctcgagcCCGTCCGCGCCGGGGTGCCGCACTGGGCGCGCCTCGGCGCCGAGGACCTCTGGTGCATCAAGCGGCTCGCCGACGGCTACAACCACGGGCTGCTCGGCGACTGGACGAAGGCGCCGCCCGGGAGCTCCATCTTCGTCGACCCCAGAGAGTTTTAG